Proteins encoded by one window of Aspergillus chevalieri M1 DNA, chromosome 6, nearly complete sequence:
- a CDS encoding alpha/beta fold hydrolase (COG:I;~EggNog:ENOG410QDEM;~InterPro:IPR000073,IPR029058,IPR000639;~MEROPS:MER0017177;~PFAM:PF12146,PF00561,PF12697;~go_function: GO:0003824 - catalytic activity [Evidence IEA]), whose amino-acid sequence MIVDKIDVLGDPRVEQRSAYVNGKQYGYLYSQPESGENRGTIVLLHGFPDLSMGWRYQIPMLLEMGLRVIAPDCLGYGKTDAPRDLTQYSHRRCADDIKELVRQLGVHKIILAGHDWGAALAYRVALWHPELVTHLITLCVPFAAPTRRYTPLEDFVATIAPHFAYQLQFRSRQLEDAIRTEGDMKKFLSALYGGRTDDGQVGFYVEEGVILQNLLRLRPSKLLSEEELDYYAHEFSRNGLAGPLNWYRTREINYKEELSILNQHITAPVLFIQAQRDSALPAHLGAGMTRTIPHLTHQQINTSHWALWERPKEVNEIIAWWLEEIVFSEPRPRLFKL is encoded by the exons GGCAAACAATATG GATATCTGTACAGTCAACCGGAATCGGGGGAGAACCGGGGGACAATTGTTCTC CTCCATGGCTTTCCCGACTTGTCAATGGGATGGCGGTATCAAATCCCCATGTTGCTGGAAATGGGTCTCCGGGTGATTGCTCCAGATTGTCTCGGATACGGCAAGACA GACGCTCCCAGAGATTTAACACAATACTCCCACAGACGCTGCGCAGACGATATCAAAGAGCTCGTCCGCCAACTCGGAGTACATAAGATCATCCTCGCGGGGCATGACTG GGGCGCAGCATTGGCATACCGCGTTGCCCTCTGGCACCCCGAACTCGTCACACACCTCATCACTCTCTGCGTACCATTTGCTGCTCCGACACGGAGATACACTCCCCTTGAAGACTTTGTTGCCACAATCGCACCACATTTTGCCTACCAACTGCAATTTCGGAGTCGGCAATTGGAAGATGCTATTCGTACAGAAGGGGACATGAAAAAGTTCCTGTCTGCGCTGTACGGAGGCAGGACGGATGATGGGCAAGTAGGGTTTTATGTAGAGGAGGGTGTCATTCTACAGAATCTGCTTCGGCTGCGACCGTCGAAATTACTGAGTGAAGAG GAACTTGACTACTACGCGCACGAATTCTCCCGAAATGGTCTTGCCGGTCCAT TAAACTGGTATCGCACCCGCGAAATCAACTACAAAGAAGAACTCTCCATCCTCAATCAACATATCACCGCCCCcgtcctcttcatccaaGCCCAACGAGACTCAGCCCTCCCCGCCCACCTCGGCGCGGGAATGACCAGAACCATCCCCCATCTCACCCACCAGCAAATCAACACATCTCACTGGGCGCTTTGGGAGCGTCCCAAAGAAGTCAATGAGATCATTGCGTGGTGGTTGGAAGAGATTGTCTTCTCGGAACCCAGGCCGAGATTGTTTAAATTATAG